A region of the Oceanihabitans sp. IOP_32 genome:
CCTTTTTTAGCTCTGTTGTAATCTTCTCCTGTCTCTGTCGAAATTACTTTAAGGTTAAAAATTTTATGACCTAAAGTTCCAATAAATATTGGGAAAAAAATTGCTCCAACAATTAATCCAATTATAGCTGAATATCCGATTTCAATTAATTCAAATTCGCTATTCCAGTATTCTGATATGGATATTCCTAAAATGGAGTATATTATAAGAGTGGCCAGAATAAATAGTACACTTTCAATAATGGAGGCTATAAATCTTTTTCCTTTCGAAGCCAATTTGTATCCGTGATTTTGTGTTTCCTTCATGTTTTTATCATTTTCTTGTCGAATATTCTATGTAGGGTTGTCTAAAGTTATTTTTAGCTGTTTATTCTTAATTTTTCAGATTATGACTCAGAATAATTTTATTACTCTTGTTTGCTGTTCATCTTAACTTTTGAATTGGTGTGATCGGAATTTTTATATAATAAGGTTTATTTTAACAGGTTTGATTATGGACGAATCTATATTATAGTTCTGAGATGGACAATTTTAATGGAAAGAAAAAAGCCTCACCATAATTTTACGATGAGGCTTTTCTATGTAAGATGTAACGAAAATTACAATGTTTCCGTCATGCTCTCAATACGTTTAAGGGTTTCGGCTTTGCCAATCATATACATGATATCAAAAACTTCTGGGCCGTGTAATGCTCCAACCAGTGCTAAACGCAATGGCATCATAACTTTACCGAAGCCAATCTCGTTACTGGTTATCCAGTCTTTTATGGTAGTTTGAAGGTTCTCGACTGTAAAATCTTCAATGTTATTTATAAGGCTAACTAGTTCGGTCATTAAGGCTTTAGTCCCTTCTTTAAAGGCTTTTTTTGATGCTTTTTCGTCGTAAGACTGTGGGGCAACAAAAAAGAAGTGGCTCAAGTCCCAAAAATCTGAAACAAAGGTAGCTCGCTCTTTTATTAAACCCACAACCATGGCGATATAATTGATATCGATGTCTGCCAATTCGATATGCTTATCTTTAAATAATTCCGCCAGTTGCTCATCATGTTGTTCTTGCATGTACTGATGATTAAACCATTTCGTTTTATCGGGATCGAAACGAGCTCCGCCTTTATTCACGCGTTTTAAATCGAATGCCTGTATAAGTGCTTCCATTGAAAATAGTTCTTGTTCTGTGCCTGGGTTCCATCCTAAAAAGGCCAAAAAATTTACCATGGCTTCAGGAAAATAACCGTCTTCTTTATAACCTCTCGACGTTTCGTTAGTTTTTGGGTCGGTCCATTCTAATGGAAACACAGGGAAACCTAGTTTATCGCCATCACGCTTGCTTAATTTACCTTTTCCTGTTGGTTTTAGTATTAATGGTAAATGGGCAAATTCTGGAGTCTCCCAACCAAAAGCGTTATACAATTGGTAGTGCAGAGCCAAACTTGGTAACCATTCTTCACCGCGAATTACATGGGTAATTTCCATTAAATGATCGTCTACAATATTGGCTAGGTGATAGGTGGGCATACCATCACTTTTAAACAAGACTTTATCGTCTAAAATATTGGTATCAATAGTGATAGCCCCTCTTATAATATCGTTTAAATGAAGCGTTTCATCTTGCGGCGATTTAAACCGGATAACGTATGCTTCACCAGCTTCTAATTTAGCCTGTGTTTCTTCCGCAGAAAGCGATAGCGAATTGTTTAATTTTAAGCGATTATGCCAATTGTAAATAAAGGTTTTACCCTTAGCCTCATGATCTTTTCTATGAAAATCTAATGATTCGGCAGTATCGAAAGCGTAGTAGGCATTTCCCGAAGCAATCAATTCATCGGCATATTTTTTGTATAAATCTTTGCGTTCGCTTTGTCTGTAAGGACCAAATTTTTCGTTTTTATTCGGGCCTTCATCATATGGCATCCCGCACCAATTTAAGGCATCTATGATGTATTGTTCTGCCCCTTCAACAAAACGGTTTTGATCGGTATCTTCTATTCTTAAAATAAAAGTACCGTTGTGTTTTTTAGCGAATAAATAGTTAAAAAGTGCGGTACGAACGCCGCCAATATGTAAAGGTCCTGTAGGACTTGGTGCAAAGCGCACACGAACGTTGTTTGTCATGTTTTGTAATTTTGTGGCAAAGATACAATTAACACTTAATTTTAAACCTTATAAAAATAAAATTGTAATTTAGGAGGTTAGTAATCTTTAAGAGCTTTTTTTTGAATCATTATAATCATATACAAACCAAGTTAGAGCAGTTTATTAGCAGGTATCATGTTAATGCATTAATTCGTGGTACTATACTATTTGTGGCTATAGGATTACTGTATTTTTTGTTTACCCTCTTTATCGAATATGTGTTATGGTTGGAGCCTTTAGCACGCACCATATTATTTTGGCTATTTGTTAGCGTGGAGTTGTTTTTGTTTATCAAATTTATGGTAAGACCCTTAACTAAACTGTTTAAACTTCAAAAGGGTATAGATTATAGTGAAGCGGCGAAAATTATTGGTGCTCATTTTCCTGAGGTTAACGATAAACTTTTAAATATTGTTCAACTAAAACAGGAAGGCGAACCATCGGAATTATTACTAGCCAGTATCGAACAAAAGGCTATAGAATTAAAACCTATTCCCTTTAAACTTGCAGTTAATTTTCGGGAGAGTTTTAGGTACTTAAAATACGCTGCTTTTCCAGTACTTATTATTTTGGTGACTTTTTTGTCTGGAAATTCTTATGTATTTAGTGATAGCTACAAACGGGTGGTCGACTATAAAACGGCCTATGAGCCTCCGGCACCCTTTCAATTTTTTGTGGTGAATACCAATTTGAATGCTATTGAAAATACAGATTTTAAATTGCAGATTAAAACACAGGGCAACCTTATTCCAGAAAGTGCCAAAATTGTTTATAATAACGAAACCTATATTTTGCAACAAAAGGAAATGGGTGCTTTCGAATATGTGTTTTCTCAGCCTACTGAAGATATGGAATTCGTGTTGACGGCAAACGGGGTCACCTCAAAAAAATATACTTTAAAGGTTATAGAAGTACCGTCTATTTTAGATTTTGATATGACTTTAGACTTTCCGAAGCATACAAAAAAAAGGTTGGAAACCATTAATAGTTCTGGCAATGCTGTTATCCCGGAGGGCACGGTTATTTCTTGGCAGGTTAAAACAAAAACAACCGATAAAGTACAACTGTTTTCCAAAGATACTTTAGATTTTTATGCCGATAAAGCCAACCGATTTACCTTATCGAAACCCGTTTATTCCGACTTTGATTACACCCTAAGCACAAGTAATGCTAGCTTAAATAATTACGAGAATTTGGGCTTCTCCATTAAGGTGGTCAAGGACGAATATCCAGAACTTGAGCTCATGATGAAAGTAGATAGTTTAGATTTACAAACCCTGTATTTCCACGGTCAGATTAGTGACGATTACGGATTTTCGAAGTTGCAATTAGTGTATTATCCAACGAATGAAGTGTCTAGAAAGGGACTTGTGAATATGCCGTTTTCTAATTCCAATATAGACCATTTTATAACAGCTTTTCCTAATAATCTCGACATTGAAGCTGGGGTGGAGTATCAGTTGTATTTTCAAGTTTTTGACAATGATGCTATTAATAATTTTAAGTCGACTAAGAGTCGGATTTTCACCTATAGAAAGCGTACCAACACCGAAGAGGAACAGCGACTATTAAAAGAGCAAAACCAAACTATAACAGAATTTAATTCCTCTCTTGACAAGTTACAAGAACAGGATAAGCAGCTCGAAGAGTTATCTAAAACTCAAAAGGAAAAGTCGACTTTAAATTTTAACGATAGAAAGAAATTGGAATCATTTTTAAAGCGTCAAGAACAGCAAGATGAGATGATGAAAAACTTCAATAAGAAACTTAAAGATAATTTAGAGAATTTTCAAAAAGATAATTTAAAAGATGATGTTTTTAAGGAAGATTTAAAAAAGCGTTTAAAAGAAAATGAAGCACAATTACAAGAAGATGAAAAACTTTTGGAGGAGTTAAAGCGTTTACAAAAACGAATTAACAAAGAAGAGTTAAGTTTAAAATTAGATCAATTAGCCAAGCAAAATAAAAACAAGAAGCGAAGTTTGGAACAATTGGTAGAATTAACAAAGCGCTTTTATGTGGAAAAGAAGTTGGAGAAACTTAAGGACGATTTGCTTGAGCTTGCTAACGATCAAGAAAAACTTTCCAACCGGCCTAATGAAGACAATACAAAGGAAAAACAAGACGCATTAAGTGCGCAATTCGAACGGTTTAAGGAGGCTATGGAGCGGCTAGAAAAAGATACTGAGTTGTTGTCTAAGCCTATAGATATTCCGAGGGATAAGTTGGATGAAAGAGAAGTTGACGACGAACAAAATAAGGCGAGTGAGGCTTTAGACAAGTTTGAAAAAGGAAAAAGCTCAGATAAAGACAAGAGCCGAGCTTATAATAGGTTTAATGATGAAAAAGAGAAGGCTAAAAAGAGCCAAAAAAAAGCAGCTCAAAAAATGAAAGAAATGAGTGATAAAATGCAGACCTCTATGGCTGGTGGAAGTGCGAACGAGATGCAGGAGGATGCCGAAATGTTACGACAGATTTTAGATAATTTATTGGTGTTCTCTTTCGCCCAAGAAGACTTAATGGAAAATTTTAGAGCTATTGAAGTTAACAATAATAATTATGCCACACTGTTAAGGCATCAAAAAAGTTTAAAAACACATTTTGAGCATGTCGACGATAGTTTGTTTGCCTTGTCTTTACGCCAACCAAAATTATCGGAAACGGTGAATAAAGAAATCTCGGAGGTGTATTATAATATCGATAAGGCTTTAGATGTCTTCGCCGAAAACCAAATGTTTCAGGGTATTTCTAGTCAACAATTTACCATAACTGCGGCTAATAACTTGGCCGACTTTTTAAGTGAGGTTTTAGATAATATGCAAGAAAGCTTGAGCATGTCGGCTGGACAAGGTGGCGACGGAGATATGCAATTACCTGATATTATTATGAGTCAGGAAGCCCTTAATAAAATGATGGAGGAAGGCATGAAAAAAGGTAAAAAGGGTAAAGAAGGTCAAGGTGAAAAAAACGGAGCGCAGGGTAAAGAAGATAAGCCGGGTCAATCTGGTAACGATGTGAAACAAAACGGAGGATTTGGTAACGGCTTTAGCGAGGATTTAAATGGCGAATTGTTTGAAATTTACCGTCAACAACAGGAGTTAAGAAAGGCTTTAGAAACACAGTTATTAAAGGATGGGCAGGGCAGTAAAGGGCGCAGTAATGGCTTGTTAAAGCAGATGGAAGAGGTAGAATTAGATTTATTAAATAAGGGCTTTACTAATGAAACCCTTCAAAAAATGATGGCCTTAAAACATCAGTTGTTAAAAATGAAAAATGCCAGCTTTCAACAAGGAGAAGATAATAAGCGGGAGTCGCAAACGAATGTAAATCAGTTCGAGAATACGAGTAATAATTCTATACCATCTGCTAAACAATATTTTAATACGACTGAAATATTAAACAGACAAAGCTTACCTTTGCACGAAATTTACAAAAAACGTGTAAAGGCATATTTTAAAACTAAGCAATGATTAATTTTAATTACGAGACTAATTTTTCACTAGAAAATGAAGATGCTATAAAGGCTTGGATATCGAAAACCATCAGGGCTGAAAACCGTGTTGAAGGTGAAATTAATTATGTGTTTTGTGACGATGATTATCTACATAAATTAAATGTAGAGTTTCTGGATCACGACACCTTAACAGATATAATTAGTTTTGATTATTCGGTTGGGAACACGATTAATGGCGATGTATTTATATCGGTAGAACGTGTAAGGGATAATGCTAAAGATTTTAAAACTAGTTTTCAAGACGAACTTAACCGTGTGATTATTCACGGTATTTTGCATTATTGTGGTTATAAAGACAAGAGTGCAGAAGAAGAAAAATTAATGCGAGGTAAAGAGGATGATTATCTAGCGAAGATGGGAGTTTGATTTTATGATCTTTTTTAGCGTTGTTAAAAAAAATGTTCCACGTGGAACATGTTAATTTAAATTGAATTTATGTTTAACGAAGTTTATGATGTTGTTGTTGTAGGTGGTGGTCACGCGGGGAGTGAGGCTGCGGCTGCGGCTGCAAATATGGGAAGCAAAACTTTGCTTATAACCATGAATCTCCAAAACATTGCACAAATGTCTTGTAATCCTGCCATGGGTGGTATTGCAAAAGGGCAAATTGTGCGTGAAATTGATGCTTTAGGTGGGTATAGTGGTATTGTATCCGACACCTCTGCTATTCAATTTAAAATGCTTAATAAATCTAAAGGTCCAGCAATGTGGAGTCCGAGGGTTCAAAGTGACAGAATGCGCTTTGCTGAAGACTGGCGCTTGTTATTAGAAGGCACAGTAAATTTAGATTTTTATCAAGATATGGTTTCTGGTTTGTTGGTAGAAAACCATAAAGTGGTTGGTGTAAAAACCAGTTTAGGAATAGAGGTTAAGTCTAAATCGGTTGTGCTTACCAATGGGACTTTTTTAAATGGTTTAATACATATTGGCGATAAAAATTTTGGAGGGGGTAGAGCTGGCGAAAAAGCTGCTACGGGAATTACAGAGCAGCTTGTGCAATTGGGGTTCGAATCTGGAAGAATGAAAACTGGAACACCCCCAAGAGTGGATGGGCGATCCTTAGATTTTTCTAAAATGATTGAACAGCCTGGAGATGCGAACCCAGAAAAATTTTCTTATTTAGATATTACGCAGCCTTTAAAAAAACAGCGCTCTTGTTATATGACCTATACAAGTGAGCTGGTTCATGATTTACTTCGTGAGGGTTTTGATAGATCGCCTATGTTTAACGGTAGAATTCAAAGTATTGGTCCGCGTTATTGTCCGTCTATTGAAGATAAAATAAACCGTTTTGCCGATAAGGATAGACATCAATTATTTATAGAGCCTGAAGGTTGGAATACTTGTGAGGTGTACGTAAATGGTTTTTCGACATCGCTTCCAGAGGATGTGCAATTTAAAGCATTACGTTCGGTGGTAGGTTTTGAAAACGTGAAATTTTTTAGACCAGGTTATGCGATCGAGTACGATTATTTTCCACCAACACAATTACAACATACCTTAGAGACCAAGTTAATTGATGGCTTGTATTTTGCTGGGCAAATTAATGGTACTACGGGTTATGAAGAGGCCGCTGCTCAAGGTGTAATGGCTGGTGTGAATGCCAGTTTAAAAATAAACCAAAAGGAGCCCTTTATTTTAAAACGT
Encoded here:
- the mnmG gene encoding tRNA uridine-5-carboxymethylaminomethyl(34) synthesis enzyme MnmG, whose translation is MFNEVYDVVVVGGGHAGSEAAAAAANMGSKTLLITMNLQNIAQMSCNPAMGGIAKGQIVREIDALGGYSGIVSDTSAIQFKMLNKSKGPAMWSPRVQSDRMRFAEDWRLLLEGTVNLDFYQDMVSGLLVENHKVVGVKTSLGIEVKSKSVVLTNGTFLNGLIHIGDKNFGGGRAGEKAATGITEQLVQLGFESGRMKTGTPPRVDGRSLDFSKMIEQPGDANPEKFSYLDITQPLKKQRSCYMTYTSELVHDLLREGFDRSPMFNGRIQSIGPRYCPSIEDKINRFADKDRHQLFIEPEGWNTCEVYVNGFSTSLPEDVQFKALRSVVGFENVKFFRPGYAIEYDYFPPTQLQHTLETKLIDGLYFAGQINGTTGYEEAAAQGVMAGVNASLKINQKEPFILKRNEAYIGVLIDDLITKGTEEPYRMFTSRAEYRTLLRQDNADLRLTPKSFEIGLAKEERLKRMTEKHEAAAKFVSFFKNLSVKPENINPILESKKSSPVKQSGKLFKIFARPNIEMDDVRKLEPVEAYIQDHNLDREIIEQTEIQVKYSGYISKEKNNADKLSRLEYVKIPKGFDYSQIKSMSFEAREKLEKIQPTTVSQASRISGVSPNDISVLLVYMGR
- the ybeY gene encoding rRNA maturation RNase YbeY, translated to MINFNYETNFSLENEDAIKAWISKTIRAENRVEGEINYVFCDDDYLHKLNVEFLDHDTLTDIISFDYSVGNTINGDVFISVERVRDNAKDFKTSFQDELNRVIIHGILHYCGYKDKSAEEEKLMRGKEDDYLAKMGV
- a CDS encoding RDD family protein, with protein sequence MKETQNHGYKLASKGKRFIASIIESVLFILATLIIYSILGISISEYWNSEFELIEIGYSAIIGLIVGAIFFPIFIGTLGHKIFNLKVISTETGEDYNRAKKGAIRECLKYVLAYFLIPVIWILWDNNNQNLYDKLTKTIVVEKNRNE
- the gltX gene encoding glutamate--tRNA ligase, encoding MTNNVRVRFAPSPTGPLHIGGVRTALFNYLFAKKHNGTFILRIEDTDQNRFVEGAEQYIIDALNWCGMPYDEGPNKNEKFGPYRQSERKDLYKKYADELIASGNAYYAFDTAESLDFHRKDHEAKGKTFIYNWHNRLKLNNSLSLSAEETQAKLEAGEAYVIRFKSPQDETLHLNDIIRGAITIDTNILDDKVLFKSDGMPTYHLANIVDDHLMEITHVIRGEEWLPSLALHYQLYNAFGWETPEFAHLPLILKPTGKGKLSKRDGDKLGFPVFPLEWTDPKTNETSRGYKEDGYFPEAMVNFLAFLGWNPGTEQELFSMEALIQAFDLKRVNKGGARFDPDKTKWFNHQYMQEQHDEQLAELFKDKHIELADIDINYIAMVVGLIKERATFVSDFWDLSHFFFVAPQSYDEKASKKAFKEGTKALMTELVSLINNIEDFTVENLQTTIKDWITSNEIGFGKVMMPLRLALVGALHGPEVFDIMYMIGKAETLKRIESMTETL
- a CDS encoding DUF4175 family protein, which translates into the protein MNHYNHIQTKLEQFISRYHVNALIRGTILFVAIGLLYFLFTLFIEYVLWLEPLARTILFWLFVSVELFLFIKFMVRPLTKLFKLQKGIDYSEAAKIIGAHFPEVNDKLLNIVQLKQEGEPSELLLASIEQKAIELKPIPFKLAVNFRESFRYLKYAAFPVLIILVTFLSGNSYVFSDSYKRVVDYKTAYEPPAPFQFFVVNTNLNAIENTDFKLQIKTQGNLIPESAKIVYNNETYILQQKEMGAFEYVFSQPTEDMEFVLTANGVTSKKYTLKVIEVPSILDFDMTLDFPKHTKKRLETINSSGNAVIPEGTVISWQVKTKTTDKVQLFSKDTLDFYADKANRFTLSKPVYSDFDYTLSTSNASLNNYENLGFSIKVVKDEYPELELMMKVDSLDLQTLYFHGQISDDYGFSKLQLVYYPTNEVSRKGLVNMPFSNSNIDHFITAFPNNLDIEAGVEYQLYFQVFDNDAINNFKSTKSRIFTYRKRTNTEEEQRLLKEQNQTITEFNSSLDKLQEQDKQLEELSKTQKEKSTLNFNDRKKLESFLKRQEQQDEMMKNFNKKLKDNLENFQKDNLKDDVFKEDLKKRLKENEAQLQEDEKLLEELKRLQKRINKEELSLKLDQLAKQNKNKKRSLEQLVELTKRFYVEKKLEKLKDDLLELANDQEKLSNRPNEDNTKEKQDALSAQFERFKEAMERLEKDTELLSKPIDIPRDKLDEREVDDEQNKASEALDKFEKGKSSDKDKSRAYNRFNDEKEKAKKSQKKAAQKMKEMSDKMQTSMAGGSANEMQEDAEMLRQILDNLLVFSFAQEDLMENFRAIEVNNNNYATLLRHQKSLKTHFEHVDDSLFALSLRQPKLSETVNKEISEVYYNIDKALDVFAENQMFQGISSQQFTITAANNLADFLSEVLDNMQESLSMSAGQGGDGDMQLPDIIMSQEALNKMMEEGMKKGKKGKEGQGEKNGAQGKEDKPGQSGNDVKQNGGFGNGFSEDLNGELFEIYRQQQELRKALETQLLKDGQGSKGRSNGLLKQMEEVELDLLNKGFTNETLQKMMALKHQLLKMKNASFQQGEDNKRESQTNVNQFENTSNNSIPSAKQYFNTTEILNRQSLPLHEIYKKRVKAYFKTKQ